The segment GTGTCAGAACACAGGGCACACAAGGCAGTCTTTTCCTTCAATAGTGGGCATGACGGGGTGAAAATGGGAGCAGTGGAAACATCCGGAAAGAACAGCTAACTGAACAGGTGACAGGTCTGTTTGGGGGGAagcaggtgctcagcaaatgttaAATGAGTGAACACATACTAAACAGAAATCTCAGAGACAGAAGAAACCTGACAGTCACCTCaagtattttacagataagggaaaAGGAGGCTCAGCCCAGCTTGTCTGTGTTCACACCCTAATGGGAGACGAACAGGGTAAGGCCCAGGTCTTCTCTCCCAGACCCTGACTTCTTTCCCCAACTACATCCCGGTGGGGGGGGGGAGGTGTCCTCCATTCACTTCAGAACTCACCCCGTGAATATCACAGACACCAATGGCTGCCCAACGGGACCGCACCCAGGCTCTGGTGGGCCTGCGCGGGCCAGCCAACTCCCAGTGTGCCTTCGGCTCCACAGACACCTGGCAGCAGGACGGCTGCCCGCCCACCTACCGGCTGGACTGTGTGGCCTGCAAGGACATGAGCCTCTGCAGTCTTCTGTGAAAACTAACGCCAGAAGCACAAGTGTCGTCTTAAAGGGATAGCTGGTACTTCCAAAACCGCTGTGTGTAGAATCACAAGCCACTTGTCAAAATTAGACTTCTGAGCCCACTTCTGAGCTGACTCAGCAGAACCCTAATTTTAACAGGGCCCCCAGTGAGGACTGAGCACCAGCTGGCCCTGGGGCTTAGGCCCCTGACCTAGGTCACACGACCTGTATCTCTACGGCTGCCTAGCTTTCCGTCTCAGCCCAAGTTCTCAGTCTCTACTGCTTCCCCCGCAGGAAATCCTGACCCTCTGTGCCTTGAGAAAGTGTCCTTAGGTACACAGCCCCCCTGAGTACAGTGGGAGAGAGTGTAGGAGAGCAGCTATGTCTCTGGTGCATGTGGCAGAATaaacaagggggaaaaaatgccAGACAAGGAATCAGGACTGGGATTCAGGCCTCAGTCTGCCACGCGGTGGCCCTGAGAACCGAGGCACGTCGCCTGAGCCCTCTATGTAGACTGCAGTTCCCATAAGGGAAGAAAAGAACACTGACTAATGATCCCTAAGGTTCCTTTTAGGTCCCACACTTCTGCACCTACATGAGAATGTGTATAAGCACAGAGAGCCAGCTGGGTGGTGGGTCTCAGCCAAGATCGTACCATCTAGAGAAGTAAGAGCTACAGACACTGCCCTCTTCCTCAGAGAAGGCATCCCTGACCATCGCAACTCATGTGGGTATGCTTTCAACTGTCAGTGGCACTTCACACGATTTTTATTCCTAAGCTCATTTCCTCCGGGAGGTCAGAAACCATGGTGGAAGACAGCAACACCCTTTTGTTTGGGTAATGCTGTGCCTCTAGGCCAGGACAATGTCCAGCACGGAGAATGGCCGCTAAAGAGAGGGAAGACCGACTGCCTGCCTGCTTCAAGCAGAGCTAGACATTTCGTGGGTTAACCTCACAACACACCTACCAGATACAAGTATTTACAGGTCTCACTGAGGAAGAAGCTCTCCATCCGGTCCTCTTTGGATTTGTCTACGACGTGATGTAGCGTAGCATACCCACACCTGCAAAACACCTCACAGTCAGTCCCATCTCTGCTCCTGCCCACCTGATTAACTTAAGAAGCAGGCATCTACTAACAGAATACTCAACCACATTATCAAACACCATACAAGAAGCAAATTATCTTAGGCTTAAGGGGCATCCTTTTTTTAGCCTAGATTGCCTGCAAATTCATTTAAACAGTGCTCTGGCTGCTGCATCATCAGTTTAGTCATACAGGAAAACGGGATGGGTGCAGTGGAGACTATCTGACCAAAACATGACACCAAGAAAATGACTAGCAACAAATTAAGAAGGATTGATTTAAATTTTTGTCCCACTATTTATAGAATTGACTTATCATCTGGATAATCTGAACCAGTATTTTATAAGACAATACTTATGATATACTGCCTGGTGGAAAAAGTGGGtcttaaaattgaaataatagttttatacatacatacatatatatatatatatatatatgtatacacacacacacacacacacacacacacacacatacacacatttgatatatatataaatatataaaaagattgTAAGTGTATATATTTAAATGCTAACTGTGGTTCTCTCTGCACATAGAGATTACAATGATAAGGATATTCTACCTCTCTATTTTCTGTATATTCCTTAAACTTTATAGTGCATATATTAGGTATAAATCTAGGGGACATAAGTTATTTCAAAAGGACACACATAGTCTACTGGAGCCTTatggaaagaaaagatgaaaaaataaaaggcaattcCCACTACAAAGGTTCTACTATACAAAACATGAACAATTTCCCCAGAACTTAtgcaaatacaaaaaattaacattaacatcctattctataaattaaaatgcaaaatagaATTTCCCcagaactcaaaataaatcaaaagtggccaagagaaaatggaaggaacTTGGAAAACTAACTTGACTTTTGTGTACTTTTCCAGACTCTGCAGGATATCCATTCCTACATGTAGGTAGAAGGGATTCTTGGTTGCCTAGAGAGAACATGAGAGAATGTAACCCAGCAAGGCCTGCACACATGCCATCAAACAAACATCAGTGAGTTTCCCAAGGAAATGGGGTGCTGGCCAAAGGCATGGGGCCTGGTTCAATTTACCTTAAAGGTCACAAACATAAAATGACTAAGATGTCCTGTTGGTTCGCATCACCTACAATCTGTCTAACTTAACCAAGATAGAGATTATCTGCTCTGGGCACGACAATGCCCTGCTTTGGCCCTCCTGATCCCCATCATGATCACAAATGAAACAAGGCCTCACTGACAGTATATCTGAGGACAAATCCAGTTTCTATCTTGCCTGAGAACTCTCCAGAAACTTAAGATGCAGGCACAGGGCAACAGGATTTTGCTCCCATTCACCATCCAGCACTGGCAGGAAAGGTCGATGGGAAAAGTATCTTAAAAAGGTCACCACACCTCCCTTCCTACATGTCCAAACAATGGGGTCCGTGGGTGGCTCACTCTGCTGTCACATGCTCTTAGATGGTTTcactaggaaaaaaaattctctggGAAGATGAGACTTTAACCCCACAGTTTAAAAGTTGGGGATCATCTTTAGTTCATATCGAGCACCAACTGGCTGCAGCAAATGCTAACTACTACAAGATTAGCTGGCTCTGGATAAGACAACACAGGAAGGGGCTGAAGAAGGCAAAGCTGGAAGCTGAAGACTCTCTGGATTCTGAGAAAACAGTCAATGTGAAGAAGCAGCTAAAAAGATGAAAGAAGCAGTGACAAACGAAGAGatacaaacccaaagacaagagACCAAGGCATACAGGGGGATGTACCTCAGCACCAGGCATGTACCTCAGAGCGGGTATGGCCTGACGCTACACTGAGTTCAGAGAAGCAAAACCAGAGGATATCTCCTCTCTCTTCTGAGAGGTCATCTAAAACTCCCAAGGTCTCTCTACACATCAGGACTATTATGTGTTTCATAGGATTTCTCCCTTTTTCACCTATAAACAAATGGCaatgaattttcctttttaaataaatctaAGCAACAGTATTAATCTTACTAGCAGAGCTCATGAAAAGTTAGGATATCCCTGCAGGGGACTTGCCACTGCAGGAGCTTGGTACAGGCCTGCTGAAGCGCACTGAGGACCAGCTTCCTGGAAGGGGAGCACCATGTCCTGATGCCTTTGGGAGTGGATGGACATGCAGTGTGGTAGGTGCAGGGCACACGCAGAAGAATAAACATCTGCCTTCAACTATGGGGGTGGAGACTTTTCAGTTAAAGTGACATTGCCTCTGGCATTAAAATGATTTCACAAAAGAACACCACGTTTTTTAAGCATTCAGAAACAGGCATTCAGATGAATCCCAGATGATTTCCTTTACAAccaagaaaaataacttttttgtcTGAATAATTATTACACAGACCATGGTACATGAGTACAGAATTGCACCCCAAAAAGAGAGTTCTTTGAACaaataaatttgtattaaatCTCCCTCTTGACAGTTTAAGGGTGTGGGAAGTAATAAGTCCTATAGGAAAGACCCAACTCAGCTTTGCAGAATGTTAGGTTTAAAAAACGTGACTGCAGACACCTCCTCTGTCCTATGGAAACAGGAAtgacattaaacactaaaaagacTATGCGTAGGTGGGAAGTCTATCAGTCACTGTGAAACAGCACAGTGCTACaccattcagcaaatgtttgctAAGAATCAACTGCTACGGGTCCTCTTAAAATTTAAACACAAACTACTGTTGAACAAACTCCAGTACCTGGTAGAGGAGATATGTAGATTCAACTAACTCTGGTCTCAGGGGGTAGAAGAACACATCAGGGGCCTGTAGCTGCCAATTGTACCTCTCAGGGAGGGCCCCATACCGTTTCCatatggcatagtaaaaggcatgGAGGCAGATGGCGTCTTCCACATCTCCTCTCAGAACCTACGGAAAAGACACAAGTCACCAAGctaaaacatttttctcaaagTGGCAAGAGACATGGCACAGAGGCCCTGGGCTCTGCCTCTAACCCCGGCCCACAAACATGGTTAGAGACAAAACCAACCCAGAAGTAGCAACCAGGACAAACAGACACCCTCGCCATCTGGCCATCAATGCCAAATTGACGTGAACTGCCTAGGACCATAGGTTAACTGTACTCAAGAACAAAGAATAGACAACTGAGAGATGGACCATCCGAAAATCACACATGCTTACTTTCCAAGCATGGACTGATTTGCCCTTATTTAGCATGGCCCTGTTCAATAGTCTGGAGACTCTTCACAACCAGAATAATTGAGACATATTGTGCTATTAACCTCCCAAATCTGAAGGCGCCAGAGAATGCTCTGCTATCACAGaaagaaaagtgagagaaaagcccTTTGCTGTGACTGCCTTTGTTAGCCAACGTGATCCCAAAATACCTGCAGTCCAGGGAAGAAGGCCTGCAGAGAGTCAATCCACGTGTTCATCAGCTGCCCACTGAACATGTTCACATTGACATAGAGGGGGGGGTCTCCTTCTCCTTCGTTACAGGCTTCCCGACTGAGGACCCAAGCAGAGCAGTCAAAGGTGAAGAGGAAGACCGCCGGCACACAGGGCCCCAGCTCTACCCCGCAGCGGCCCCTGGTAGTCTGACTTCAGCCGAATCGACACTGCCTCTTCTAACTTGTGCTTTAAACCTTTGGAGACAGACCGCCTCTGCCTGTTGATACTAGACTCTAGCAGAGAGAATACCTACCATGGAATAAAAGTTCCAAACTCAGCTATTGGAACATACCAGGATTTCACTGTTTTGTAAAAAGCACTTTGACGGGTTTAGGAACGCAGCAGCATCACCTGGCACTTAGCAAGGGGTCTACATGGGTGTGACCTGAGTGGGAAGCTTGGTTCTTTCTCCACAAAGAATCTCTTCTCTGATAAGATCCTACACTGGGGGCCTAGAAGGAGGCATCATAGCAGGACGCTGAGGATGACCACTCCATTTAGTTTCGggctttaaaaagcaaaaagaacaacTGTGGCCCAGCAGCATTTTACTAAAACACAGCACTCACACAAGAGGTTCCTGAACAGCTAAGGTGGAAACAGGTCCAAGAAAACCCTACAGGCAGGAAACTCAGTAGCCCTCGCTTGCAAATGGCCATGTAATATACAAAAGTACACAAAGAAAGACCTAGAGAAGAGAGAGGTGACACCAGGGTAGAAGCCACTGTAGCTTTAGATGGCACTTCTCTCCTGTCATCCCAAATGCACAATTGAGAGGCAGCAAATAATGCTGTTTTAAAGAAACATGGAAAAAATGTGGTAACTGTCCTTTCTCTCATCAGGTATAAAGACCAATCTTAATAATTACTTGTAAAGTAAAAGAACCAAAGTAACTCAATAACAGCCCTGCATCACAGCTCTACCcgtaatgaaatccagttaaacaGGGATACACCACTCCCCTGGCAGCTAGTCTCCCAGAATGTCCCACACTGACCCTGCCTCCTGCAGTCACACCCTATCAGGGTTGGTCTACGTGACTGACAGTCAGTAGAAGCACTGGTCTGTCACTCCAAGATCAGGTCATGAAAGCATGTGGCTTCCACTTTggtgtctgtttctctctctctctctctctctctctctctcctggatcACTCACCccaggggaagccagctgcctaCAAAGAGGCCCTGTGGCAAGGATCCGAGACCTCCAGGCAACAGCCAGTGAGGAAATGTGAAGCCTGCCAAGCACTATGGGAGTGACCTGCGAGTGGCTCCCCCGGCCCCAGACAGACCCTGACAGCTCTGACCCCCACCGATTGTTTGATGACAGCTTCAGGAGGCCCAGGATGAACCCCACTGCTCCTGGCTTCCCGACCCTCAGAAACCATGAGACAATGTTTGCTATTGTAAACCATTGAGTTTTGGGGTAATTCGTTACGTAGCAGTAGATAGCTGCAGCAGTAGATAGCTAATACACCTCTTTACCCTCAAATGATGGACCAGCACCCAAGAAGTGGTAGGGTGAGGGTAGAAACAACAGACACTGTGGATTTATGCTGAGGAAAATATGAACACTTCAGAATGCCATCTATTTGCTTAACAGGGCAATACAAGCGATGTTAAGGGGACATACCCTCTTCTTAAGTAGTTCTGAATACTGTGATATGCAGCATTAAACATTTCTAGGTCTTCTTTTTCTCCGAAGAGAATGTAAGATTTCAAGAGGTATTCATAGAAGGAGTCCAGTCCAGCACCCAGGCCGCTCTGCTTTCCAACCCAATGGCCAGTCTGAATGTTCACAACATTGCCTGTGAAAACAAAGTATGTCAGGTCCCACTTAGCTCGGGCCAGAAGAGGAGGGTGAGACCGGCCTCGTACTTGGCCCCACAGCTCTTCAGCACCTTTGACACTGGTGGGGGGGGGAGAGGAATGAATGCTTGACCCTCATCTTTTCATCCTATCAGTTGCATGGACAGCCAGGAGGACTTTCTGAACACGCGGTTTTTAACCACTGACAAAAAGATGGGGAAAACATTTAGTGCAGAAAAAAAACAGActtgttatttctcttttccaGATTGACAATGCATTCCAAAAGCCGAGAGTGCTCAGAGCTTCTGACTCGGTACTGCCAGTCCTGAGAatttatccttaaaaaaaaaaaagcaagttttTAAGAGAAAGTATTATTATGTCATTCATCAGAGAATTAtgaattatataatttaaattatctgtaaaatggggagggggaaaaaagatgaaACAGCAATAATCCAAGTATTCAACATCAAAAGTGTTAAATGGACAATCATGTAGATTTTGAAGACGGCTTTGAAAACAAGGTAACACCTGAAAGACTTGCCAAGCATAAGgcagaataaaaatgtttctttacaTAATAATTTGAAAGCATATAAAAGTTGCACATGCCAGGCTGAATGGGCTTCTGGAAAATTTAGAAGGTGATAATTTGGGGCAACATTGGTCAACCATTTGGTGATGGAGTGACAGTTTGGGcaccttttttatttctactgtTGTTAAATAcaacaaatttataaataaatttaagaactTAAGGAACAGTCAAAAACCATGTTCAAAAAGCAGTGCTTTTACGATGATACCCTATGGCTCCAGGACAACCTATCAAGTTACTTCCCagggacaaaaagaaaaatttctcaATGCAAGACAGTTACATGACGTAAAAACCTACCTTAAAATAGCATCTTGAGTTACCAAAATACTGGTAATTACTGAAGATAAATGATGAGTACATAAATGATGGGCTCATTAGCCATTATACTTTATCCCTACTCTGTATGTTCGAAAATTTTTCAGTAATTCTTTTAATAACATACAATCAAACATTCTCAAGAGGAGAAAAAAACGCACCTAACAGGTTTAATCTGGGCTTTCCACCTACCCCCACAGGCCGGATTCTCTAAACGGAGAAGCCTGCTCTAGCAGTGACTCTGACTTCCTATGTTTAGAGCCTTAGACTGAAGCAATATAATGTCTCAGAGGCAGTTCTTTTTATAGCATTCTACAGCATTTCATTATAACAATTATTTTCAAGTGGAATATGCCAAAGGGATTCAAATCAGAAGGGAACCTTCAAAGAGCAAAGCATTATTCTTTCCCATCAATCCTTACAGCTTCCCCCGCAGCAAAAAAGCCTCATAGAGACACTGGATACCGCAGGCACTGAGGACCATTCCTCCTGCCCTGACAATGTACAGATGCAACAGTACAAGAAAGTAGAAGTGGAGAAGAACAAGAGCCCCAGAGACGAGGAAAGGAGGGGCCAAAGGTATGCAGCCCAGTGGCCTGAGAAGTGCCACCACACCTAATAATCCCGTGTCATTGCTCCGGAGGTTCCAAAGGGCTTTCACCGCTCGCCTGGCCACCCACTCAAATGTAGAATCCCCCAGCAGTCGGCTGAGAATCCCAAATTCCACCAGGAGGGAACCAGCTCCTGCCGTGCACGTCTCATTATTGCTGTCAGGGGGAACGCCGGTCTTCAGATTCACCTGAGGACAGGACGAGACAAAGGATCTGTGTCAACACTCAGGGAGCCCGCAGGGCTAGACGGCCACATCACGGCTATTCCATTCAACGAATGAACCATGCTTACTGCAGTGTGACTCAGCTCACCACCTCCCACTTACTCATCCCAGATGAATATGGGAGTTAAGTACAAAGACACAAACAACACACTAAGAATACTAGAGGCTTGTTTTACTAATAAGTACAGGTCTTAAGGGAATCATTAAAACACCATTCACTAATCCACCTCTTTCCAGCAGGTTCTCTTTGTGGTTACACAGCACCTAGGCTTTGACCTTAGAGACAAAGGCAAGCTGTGGAATCATTTATACATTATAGGTGAGCTTCTATGAACTCACTCCTGCTCAGTGAACATAAAAAAATCTCAGAATGGGAGAAGAGATACAGTGACAATGTGACAGCCTGTTTCATCACTGAGGCTCTGTGGTCTGGCAATTTGCGGCTGGTCACCTGAAAGGCTGAGAATTCTCAGAGGAGTTCTGGGCTCAGCAAATCAGGTACCACAAAGGTATAATCTCACTCCAGATCCTGCACTGAAATCAGCAGCTAACATGCTGATCTGTGCAGGCTTTATTTGGAAGATCCACACGAAGCATTCCAAAGAACATTCACTGAGCTCTATACTCAACACAGGAGGGTCTGTGGGGAAATGGACCCAAGTCAGAAATGAAGACCAATTTCCCCTGCTGTTGTGTAGCAGGGGATATAAATCCCAGATGCAAAATGACTTAAGAACACTGAGCACAGGAACGTGAATGTCTTATGGGGAAGAATTAAGTCAAATATGTCATTGTATgtgtggcacacagtaggtgctcagtaactgctcaataaattAAAGTACATTTATATCATTTTTAGGGCCAAATTCTATCAAGGACATGGCTTTCCTCTTCCATCTCAGTGCCACTCCTTCCCTGAACAAATTAACAACAGTTTGATTCAGGAGGATGGGGAACTGTCAAACCAGTCTACCTACCCGAGGATAGGGGATCCCTGTCTTGGTGTTTTCAAAGGCAGGGAGGAGCCGCACGGCCAGGTCATGAGCCATGTGCAACAATTCATTATCATAATCCTTAATTGTCATGTCACCAAAGGGCTGCTTGGAGTCAGTTATTATTCTGTGAGCAGAAAGGAGGCTTCCCAGGACTCTAATGAcaggaagaacaaaaaaaataataaaatcatgacGATTGTACTTGCATACAGTCCAGTTCAGAGTGACAGAAGCAGCCTCGAATTCCCTATGGACTCAGAGCTGCCTGGAATCAGAGATGGACTTCATGGCTTGTTGAAGCTCCATCTAGCCCTAATAATAAATGATCAATTCTCAGTTAACCACATCactgaaagggaaaaagagaaccGTTCCTCTAGGGCCACTGAGAAAAATCCCACTTAAAAGTGGTAACTAATGTCTGCTAACTGGAACCATCACATCGGCAGGGAGCGCACCAGTCATTCCCAGAACAGTATCACCTTTTAGCATTAATAATTTACGCTTGGTCTCTCTCACTTGGGAAAACTCTTAGCTGTACAAGATGTAGGGAAAGACAACACATATCAAGTGACTTTTGTGGTTCTGGCTGCCAAACGACTCATGAAATTTTCCAACTTCTGGATGACCGCCTCATGGGTAAGAGGTCACCAGCTTAGATTACATCCCTGAAGAGACATGAATTTATGTCCCCTCCAATGACCTGAAGTGGATTGTGACATTTTTCAGAACAAATGCTGTCATCACTTTGATTTTAAATAAACGTTATATCTGGAATGCTATGCAGTAAATTTTCAAAAAGTATAAATTAGATAGGAAAATAGTCACCATATACCAAGCTAAAACACAAGATATAAAACTGGGTAAAGACCATGAGCCCAATtaagagggagaggaaaggagggagggaagggtaaAAATCAGAGAGAGACACACATAAGAAGAAACACACCCAAATGGTAAGTAAGCAGTGGTCTTCTGTTGGTGGTAAGTGAGATGggaaatttcatttccttcagaaataCATGGGAGCGGGGGTTTCCTAGGACACAGTGAACAAAGGAAATCAAGCAATCCAATGAAAATCTTCATTATAAGGACACCTATCTTAGACCTTCATTAAAGCATCAGTGTGTCTTTCTGTTTGGT is part of the Manis pentadactyla isolate mManPen7 chromosome 1, mManPen7.hap1, whole genome shotgun sequence genome and harbors:
- the EDEM1 gene encoding ER degradation-enhancing alpha-mannosidase-like protein 1 isoform X1, which translates into the protein MQWRALVLGLVLLRLGLHAVLWLVFGLGPSMGFYQRFTLSFGFQRLRVPDGPASPASGPEGRPGGPSGLSWLQVPGSEAAAAGRRRAPRRPGPGVCGPAHWGYVLGGRGRGPDEYEKRYSGAFPQQLRAQMRDLARGMFVFGYDNYMAHAFPQDELNPIHCRGRGPDLGNPSNLNINDVLGNYSLTLVDALDTLAIMGNSSEFQKAVKLVINTVSFDKDSTVQVFEATIRVLGSLLSAHRIITDSKQPFGDMTIKDYDNELLHMAHDLAVRLLPAFENTKTGIPYPRVNLKTGVPPDSNNETCTAGAGSLLVEFGILSRLLGDSTFEWVARRAVKALWNLRSNDTGLLGNVVNIQTGHWVGKQSGLGAGLDSFYEYLLKSYILFGEKEDLEMFNAAYHSIQNYLRRGREACNEGEGDPPLYVNVNMFSGQLMNTWIDSLQAFFPGLQVLRGDVEDAICLHAFYYAIWKRYGALPERYNWQLQAPDVFFYPLRPELVESTYLLYQATKNPFYLHVGMDILQSLEKYTKVKCGYATLHHVVDKSKEDRMESFFLSETCKYLYLLFDEENPVHKSGTKYMFTTEGHIVSVDKHLRESPWKEFFSEEEGQDQEGKSVHRPKSHELKVINSSSNCNRVPEERRFSLPLKSIYMRQIDQMVGLV